A window of Ictidomys tridecemlineatus isolate mIctTri1 chromosome 15, mIctTri1.hap1, whole genome shotgun sequence contains these coding sequences:
- the Exoc3l1 gene encoding exocyst complex component 3-like protein, with product MDSAAKDKMKPALPCGFSCSGPEWPEQERAEQLARGAALKWASGIFYRPEQLTRLGQYRSREVQRTCSLEARIKSVVQSYLEGVQTGVWQLARALEAVQGTREALSQAHELLKSMAQASQSLKPLREQVSQHKQLQALSQLLPRLQAVPAAMAHTQTLIDAQRLLEAYVSLRELEQLQEETWAPLGGLELPVFQGLGLLAEALSQAVETAAMAARKLAREDPALLVAAIRVAEVEAGRTTPVGQAPRDWRQRCLRALQRGLEQVHFSTTTLPEPGALARWLEALQVALPAELATAEALVAPCCPPHYKVVQLWAHTLHNGLRRSLQQLLAGPELGAADAFALLHWALHVYLGQEMMGSLELGPEADVSQLEPLLTLENIEQLEATFVAKVQASVAQWLQKALDGEIAEWGREQEPNTDPSGFYHSPMPAIVLQILAENIRVTSLVSESLQQRMHGMALSELGAFLRSFSDALIRFSRDHLRGEAMAPHYVPYLLAAFNHQTALSSSVSSLQPDGVTSGILAPIEAALDELQRRICRLVLEALQVELQPLFESVPSRRWLSSSELLDCVCHQTSRFCRDFWRVRSPAVKLLLAEAERTVVLQYLRALMQGRLVCRDADERTQAAERLRHDAAQLKELFLGLGLEENSHCAPVLLALRELLNLRDPTLLGLEVAGLRQQFPDVSEDHVSALLDLRGDVSREQRQAALISLQDGSPPSPLTGHRALFSLVPAPTPSFSSCLPSGPCS from the exons ATGGACTCAGCGGCCAAGGACAAAATGAAGCCTGCACTTCCCTGTG GCTTTTCTTGCTCAGGGCCTGAGTGGCCAGAGCAGGAGAGGGCAGAGCAGCTGGCCAGGGGTGCAGCACTCAAGTGGGCCTCAGGCATCTTCTACCGGCCAGAACAGCTGACCAGGCTGGGCCAGTACCGCAGTCGAGAGGTGCAGCGTACTTGCTCCCTAGAAGCCCGTATTAAG TCAGTGGTGCAGTCATATCTGGAAGGTGTGCAGACTGGTGTGTGGCAGCTGGCCCGTGCCCTTGAGGCTGTGCAGGGAACCCGTGAAGCCCTGAGCCAGGCCCACGAGTTGCTCAAGAGTATGGCCCAGGCTTCACAGAGCCTAAAGCCCCTTCGGGAGCAGGTTTCCCAACACAAGCAACTACAGGCCCTGTCTCAGTTGCTGCCCCGGCTGCAGGCAG TGCCGGCTGCAATGGCCCACACGCAGACCCTGATTGATGCCCAGAGGCTCTTGGAGGCATATGTGAGCCTGCGGGAATTGGAGCAGCTGCAAGAAGAGACATGGGCACCTTTGGGGGGCCTTGAGTTGCCAGTCTTCCAGGGCCTGGGCCTTCTGGCTGAGGCACTGAGCCAGGCTGTGGAGACAGCTGCAATGGCTGCCAGGAAGCTGGCACGGGAAGATCCAGCCCTGCTGGTGGCTGCTATTCGTGTGGCAGAAGTGGAGGCTGGGCGCACAACTCCTGTGGGGCAGGCTCCCCGAGACTGGCGGCAACGCTGTCTGCGTGCACTACAGAGAGGCCTGGAGCAAGTCCACTTTTCAACAACCACACTTCCTGAACCAGGAGCCCTAGCAAGGTGGCTGGAGGCTCTGCAAGTGGCCCTGCCTGCTGAGTTGGCCACAGCAGAGGCACTAGTAGCACCCTGTTGCCCACCACACTACAAAGTGGTGCAGCTCTGGGCCCACACCCTGCACAATGGCCTGCGCCGCAGCCTGCAGCAACTCCTTGCAGGGCCTGAGCTGGGAGCTGCTGATGCCTTCGCCTTGTTGCATTGGGCACTGCACGTGTACTTGGG GCAGGAAATGATGGGGAGCCTGGAGTTGGGGCCTGAGGCTGATGTTTCCCAGCTGGAGCCCCTCCTGACCTTGGAGAACATTGAACAGCTGGAGGCAACATTTGTGGCCAAAGTCCAG GCAAGTGTGGCCCAGTGGCTGCAGAAGGCACTGGATGGGGAAATAGCTGAGTGGGGCCGGGAGCAGGAGCCCAACACAGACCCATCTGGCTTCTACCACTCACCAATGCCAGCCATCGTACTGCAG ATCCTGGCTGAGAATATTCGTGTGACCAGCCTGGTCAGTGAGTCGCTACAGCAGCGGATGCATGGCATGGCACTGTCAGAACTGGGCGCATTCTTGAGGAG CTTCAGTGATGCTCTAATCCGATTCTCCAGAGATCACCTCAGAGGGGAAGCCATGGCCCCTCACTATGTGCCCTACCTCCTGGCCGCCTTCAACCACCAAACAGCATTGAG CTCCTCAGTGTCCAGCCTGCAACCTGACGGAGTGACTTCAGGGATCTTGGCTCCGATAGAAGCCGCGCTGGACGAGTTGCAGAGGAGGATCTGCCGTCTGGTATTGGAGGCACTGCAAGTGGAGCTCCAG CCTCTCTTTGAGTCTGTGCCCTCGCGCCGGTGGCTGTCGAGCTCTGAGTTGCTGGACTGTGTGTGCCATCAGACGTCGCGCTTCTGCCGGGATTTCTGGCGCGTGAGGAGCCCCGCGGTTAAA CTGCTGTTGGCAGAGGCAGAGCGCACCGTGGTATTGCAGTACCTACGAGCGCTGATGCAAGGCCGCCTAGTGTGCCGGGATGCAGACGAACGGACCCAGGCTGCCGAGCGTCTGCGGCACGATGCCGCCCAGCTTAAGGAGCTTTTCCTCGGTTTG GGTCTGGAGGAGAACTCGCATTGTGCGCCGGTGCTGCTCGCCTTGAGGGAGTTGCTGAACCTGCGGGACCCCACGCTGCTTGGCCTTGAGGTGGCAGGCCTGAGGCAACAATTTCCCGACGTGAG CGAGGACCATGTCTCTGCTCTTTTGGACCTGCGTGGGGACGTGTCCCGAGAGCAGCGTCAGGCTGCACTCATCTCCTTGCAGGACGGCTCGCCGCCTTCGCCCCTCACGGGCCACCGTGCACTCTTCAGCCTGGTGCCAGCGCCTAcgccctccttctcctcctgtcttCCCTCGGGGCCCTGCTCTTGA
- the E2f4 gene encoding transcription factor E2F4 isoform X1 — protein MAEAGPQAPPPPGTPSRHEKSLGLLTTKFVSLLQEAKDGVLDLKLAADTLAVRQKRRIYDITNVLEGIGLIEKKSKNSIQWKGVGPGCNTREIADKLIELKAEIEELQQREQELDQHKVWVQQSIRNVTEDVQNSCLAYVTHEDICRCFAGDTLLAIRAPSGTSLEVPIPEGLNGQKKYQIHLKSMSGPIEVLLVNKEALSSPPVAVPVPPPEDLLQSPPAIPTPPPLPKPTLAQPQETSRPSSPQLTTPIHVPGNTEVPGVTGPAAEITVSGGSGTDSKDNGELGSLPLGPTALDTRPLQSSALLDSSSSSSSSTSSSSGPNPSTSFDPIKVEPTGVLELPKELSEIFDPTRECMSSELLEELMSSEVFAPLLRLSPPPGDHDYIYNLDESEGVCDLFDVPVLNL, from the exons ATGGCGGAGGCCGGGCCACAGGCGCCGCCGCCCCCGGGCACTCCAAGCCGGCATGAGAAGAGCCTGGGACTTCTCACCACCAAGTTCGTGTCACTTCTGCAGGAGGCCAAGGACGGCGTGCTTGACCTCAAGCTG GCAGCTGACACCTTAGCTGTGCGCCAGAAGCGGCGGATTTATGACATTACCAACGTGTTGGAAGGTATTGGGCTGATCGAGAAAAAATCCAAGAACAGCATCCAGTGGAA GGGTGTGGGGCCTGGCTGCAACACTCGAGAGATTGCGGACAAGCTAATTGAGCTCAAGGCAGAAATTGAGGAGCTGCAGCAGCGGGAGCAAGAACTTGACCAGCACAAGGTGTGGGTGCAACAAAGCATCCGGAATGTCACAGAGGACGTGCAAAACAGCTG CTTGGCCTACGTGACTCATGAGGACATCTGCAGATGCTTTGCTG GAGACACCCTCCTGGCCATCCGTGCCCCATCAGGCACCAGCCTAGAGGTGCCCATCCCAGAG GGTCTCAATGGGCAGAAGAAGTACCAGATTCACCTGAAGAGCATGAGTGGCCCCATCGAAGTGCTGCTTGTGAATAAAGAGGCATTGAGTTCGCCACCTGTGGCTGTGCCTGTGCCACCACCTGAGGATCTGCTTCAGAGCCCACCTGCTATTCCTACCCCTCCACCTCTGCCCAAGCCTACCTTAGCTCAGCCCCAGGAAACTTCACGTCCAAGTAGTCCCCAGCTTACCACTCCCATCCATGTTCCTGGCAACACAGAAGTCCCAGGGGTAACGGGTCCAGCAGCTGAAATCACAG TGAGTGGTGGCTCTGGAACTGACAGCAAGGACAATGGTGAGCTCGGCTCACTCCCTCTAGGCCCAACAGCACTGGACACCCGGCCACTGCAGTCTTCTGCCCTGCTGGACAGCAGtagtagtagcagcagcagcactaGCAGTTCATCCGGACCCAACCCTTCTACCTCCTTTGACCCCATCAAGGTGGAACCGACAGGTG TTTTGGAACTCCCCAAAGAGCTGTCAGAAATCTTTGACCCGACACGAG AGTGTATGAGCTCAGAGCTGCTGGAGGAGCTGATGTCCTCAGAAG TGTTTGCCCCCCTACTTCGTCTCTCTCCACCCCCTGGAGACCACGATTACATCTACAACCTGGACGAGAGTGAAGGTGTCTGTGATCTCTTTGACGTGCCTGTTCTCAACCTCTGA
- the E2f4 gene encoding transcription factor E2F4 isoform X2 yields MAEAGPQAPPPPGTPSRHEKSLGLLTTKFVSLLQEAKDGVLDLKLAADTLAVRQKRRIYDITNVLEGIGLIEKKSKNSIQWKGVGPGCNTREIADKLIELKAEIEELQQREQELDQHKVWVQQSIRNVTEDVQNSCLAYVTHEDICRCFAGDTLLAIRAPSGTSLEVPIPEGLNGQKKYQIHLKSMSGPIEVLLVNKEALSSPPVAVPVPPPEDLLQSPPAIPTPPPLPKPTLAQPQETSRPSSPQLTTPIHVPGNTEVPGVTGPAAEITGPTALDTRPLQSSALLDSSSSSSSSTSSSSGPNPSTSFDPIKVEPTGVLELPKELSEIFDPTRECMSSELLEELMSSEVFAPLLRLSPPPGDHDYIYNLDESEGVCDLFDVPVLNL; encoded by the exons ATGGCGGAGGCCGGGCCACAGGCGCCGCCGCCCCCGGGCACTCCAAGCCGGCATGAGAAGAGCCTGGGACTTCTCACCACCAAGTTCGTGTCACTTCTGCAGGAGGCCAAGGACGGCGTGCTTGACCTCAAGCTG GCAGCTGACACCTTAGCTGTGCGCCAGAAGCGGCGGATTTATGACATTACCAACGTGTTGGAAGGTATTGGGCTGATCGAGAAAAAATCCAAGAACAGCATCCAGTGGAA GGGTGTGGGGCCTGGCTGCAACACTCGAGAGATTGCGGACAAGCTAATTGAGCTCAAGGCAGAAATTGAGGAGCTGCAGCAGCGGGAGCAAGAACTTGACCAGCACAAGGTGTGGGTGCAACAAAGCATCCGGAATGTCACAGAGGACGTGCAAAACAGCTG CTTGGCCTACGTGACTCATGAGGACATCTGCAGATGCTTTGCTG GAGACACCCTCCTGGCCATCCGTGCCCCATCAGGCACCAGCCTAGAGGTGCCCATCCCAGAG GGTCTCAATGGGCAGAAGAAGTACCAGATTCACCTGAAGAGCATGAGTGGCCCCATCGAAGTGCTGCTTGTGAATAAAGAGGCATTGAGTTCGCCACCTGTGGCTGTGCCTGTGCCACCACCTGAGGATCTGCTTCAGAGCCCACCTGCTATTCCTACCCCTCCACCTCTGCCCAAGCCTACCTTAGCTCAGCCCCAGGAAACTTCACGTCCAAGTAGTCCCCAGCTTACCACTCCCATCCATGTTCCTGGCAACACAGAAGTCCCAGGGGTAACGGGTCCAGCAGCTGAAATCACAG GCCCAACAGCACTGGACACCCGGCCACTGCAGTCTTCTGCCCTGCTGGACAGCAGtagtagtagcagcagcagcactaGCAGTTCATCCGGACCCAACCCTTCTACCTCCTTTGACCCCATCAAGGTGGAACCGACAGGTG TTTTGGAACTCCCCAAAGAGCTGTCAGAAATCTTTGACCCGACACGAG AGTGTATGAGCTCAGAGCTGCTGGAGGAGCTGATGTCCTCAGAAG TGTTTGCCCCCCTACTTCGTCTCTCTCCACCCCCTGGAGACCACGATTACATCTACAACCTGGACGAGAGTGAAGGTGTCTGTGATCTCTTTGACGTGCCTGTTCTCAACCTCTGA